In Mus caroli chromosome 9, CAROLI_EIJ_v1.1, whole genome shotgun sequence, a single window of DNA contains:
- the Nectin1 gene encoding nectin-1 — protein MARMGLAGAAGRWWGLALGLTAFFLPGTHTQVVQVNDSMYGFIGTDVVLHCSFANPLPSVKITQVTWQKASNGSKQNMAIYNPTMGVSVLPPYEKRVEFLRPSFIDGTIRLSGLELEDEGMYICEFATFPTGNRESQLNLTVMAKPTNWIEGTRAVLRARKGQDDKVLVATCTSANGKPPSVVSWETRLKGEAEFQEIRNPNGTVTVISRYRLVPSREAHRQSLACIVNYHLDRFRESLTLNVQYEPEVTIEGFDGNWYLQRTDVKLTCKADANPPATEYHWTTLNGSLPKGVEAQNRTLFFRGPITYSLAGTYICEATNPIGTRSGQVEVNITEFPYTPTPEHGRRAGQMPTAIIGGVAGSVLLVLIVVGGIIVALRRRRHTFKGDYSTKKHVYGNGYSKAGIPQHHPPMAQNLQYPDDSDDEKKAGPLGGSSYEEEEEEEGGGGGGERKVGGPHPKYDEDAKRPYFTVDEAEARQDGYGDRTLGYQYDPEQLDLAENMVSQNDGSFISKKEWYV, from the exons GCACTCACACGCAGGTGGTGCAGGTGAACGACTCCATGTATGGCTTCATCGGCACAGATGTGGTACTGCACTGTAGCTTTGCCAACCCACTGCCCAGTGTGAAGATCACCCAGGTCACATGGCAGAAGGCCTCCAATGGCTCCAAGCAGAACATGGCCATCTACAACCCGACTATGGGTGTGTCTGTGCTGCCTCCCTACGAGAAACGAGTGGAGTTCCTGCGACCCTCCTTCATCGACGGCACCATCCGCCTCTCCGGTCTGGAGCTGGAGGACGAGGGCATGTACATCTGTGAATTTGCCACCTTCCCTACGGGCAACCGTGAAAGCCAGCTCAATCTCACTGTGATGG CCAAACCCACCAATTGGATTGAGGGCACCCGGGCGGTGCTTCGAGCCAGGAAGGGACAGGATGACAAGGTTTTGGTGGCCACCTGCACCTCAGCCAATGGGAAGCCTCCCAGTGTGGTGTCCTGGGAAACACGGCTAAAGGGCGAGGCAGAGTTCCAGGAAATTCGGAACCCCAATGGCACCGTGACAGTCATCAGCCGTTACCGCTTGGTGCCCAGCAGGGAAGCCCACCGGCAGTCCCTGGCCTGCATTGTCAACTATCACCTGGACCGCTTCAGGGAGAGCCTTACGCTCAACGTGCAGT ATGAACCTGAGGTGACCATTGAGGGCTTTGATGGCAACTGGTACCTGCAGCGGACAGATGTGAAGCTCACGTGCAAAGCGGATGCTAACCCGCCAGCCACTGAGTACCACTGGACCAC GTTGAATGGCTCCCTCCCCAAGGGTGTAGAGGCCCAGAACAGGACCCTCTTCTTCCGGGGACCTATCACCTACAGCTTGGCAGGAACCTACATCTGTGAGGCCACCAACCCTATTGGCACCCGATCAGGCCAGGTGGAGGTCAATATCACAG AATTCCCCTACACCCCGACTCCTGAACACGGGCGGCGCGCAGGGCAGATGCCCACAGCCATCATTGGGGGCGTGGCAGGGAGTGTCCTGCTGGTGCTGATTGTGGTCGGAGGGATCATAGTGGCCCTGCGCAGGCGCCGGCACACCTTCAAGGGTGACTACAGCACCAAGAAGCACGTGTATGGCAACGGCTACAGCAAAGCAGGCATCCCACAGCATCACCCACCCATGGCACAGAACCTGCAGTACCCAGATGACTCGGATGATGAAAAGAAGGCCGGCCCATTGGGCGGAAGCAGctatgaggaggaagaggaggaggagggtggtggaggaggaggcgaACGCAAGGTGGGCGGCCCCCACCCCAAATATGACGAGGATGCCAAACGGCCCTACTTCACTGTGGATGAGGCTGAGGCCCGTCAGGACGGCTATGGGGACCGGACTCTGGGCTACCAGTATGACCCTGAACAGCTGGACTTGGCTGAGAACATGGTTTCTCAGAACGACGGGTCTTTCATTTCCAAGAAAGAGTGGTATGTGTAG